A part of Myxococcus landrumus genomic DNA contains:
- a CDS encoding peptidylprolyl isomerase, with amino-acid sequence MSLSSRLLTLALLAPAACGKTPAETPSGQAVMDLRHTRQPGGQAVVRWRGDAVTAEELTRRFQEMSPALRERYVETGARRDYVESLARFDLLVREALAQGLQDDAEVVEATRRALVGRLMRSRLEEAPVAITDAELAEAYAARREDFVRPERVRLSHVFLAAPRGDTAVETAARSKAQALLAQARALPSGDFAAFGQLAREHSQEPRTAPLDGDLRYLPLDALSHEFGPELAQAAQALTDEGALSDVVRTDKGLHVLKLRARQPAQHLSLDDVREELRVRLEGEKRTRAWADYLARVEKQLSLAVDLDALARVPVDVQAPMQKPSGPMPGTVPAP; translated from the coding sequence ATGAGTCTGTCCTCGCGCCTCCTCACCCTCGCCCTGCTGGCACCCGCCGCGTGCGGGAAGACGCCAGCCGAGACCCCCTCCGGCCAGGCGGTGATGGACCTGCGCCACACCCGCCAGCCGGGCGGACAGGCCGTGGTGCGCTGGCGCGGCGATGCGGTGACGGCGGAGGAGCTGACCCGGCGCTTCCAGGAGATGAGCCCCGCGCTGCGCGAGCGCTACGTGGAGACGGGCGCGCGCCGCGACTACGTGGAGTCGCTGGCCCGCTTCGACCTGCTGGTGCGCGAGGCCCTGGCCCAGGGACTCCAGGATGACGCGGAGGTAGTGGAGGCCACGCGGCGCGCGCTGGTGGGACGGCTGATGCGCTCGCGGCTGGAAGAAGCCCCCGTCGCCATCACCGACGCGGAGCTGGCGGAGGCCTACGCCGCGCGCCGAGAGGACTTCGTGCGTCCGGAGAGGGTGCGGCTGTCCCATGTCTTCCTCGCGGCCCCTCGCGGTGACACTGCGGTGGAGACCGCCGCGCGGAGCAAGGCCCAGGCCCTCCTCGCCCAGGCGCGTGCCTTGCCCTCGGGTGACTTCGCCGCCTTCGGACAGCTGGCGCGCGAGCACAGCCAGGAGCCTCGCACCGCGCCGCTCGACGGCGACCTTCGCTACCTCCCCCTCGACGCCCTGTCCCATGAGTTCGGCCCGGAGCTGGCCCAGGCGGCCCAGGCCCTCACGGACGAGGGCGCGCTGAGCGACGTGGTCCGCACGGACAAGGGGCTGCACGTGCTGAAGCTGCGCGCGCGCCAACCCGCACAGCACCTCTCGCTGGACGACGTGCGCGAGGAGCTGCGCGTGCGGCTGGAAGGCGAGAAGCGCACGCGCGCCTGGGCCGACTACCTGGCGCGCGTGGAGAAGCAGCTCTCGCTCGCCGTGGACCTGGACGCGCTGGCGCGGGTGCCCGTGGACGTCCAGGCGCCCATGCAGAAGCCCTCGGGCCCGATGCCCGGCACGGTGCCCGCCCCATGA
- a CDS encoding ATP-binding protein: MGVRADLQARERAAVADVVASTLRHDLRNKLASVRNASFYLMRKMQKTDAWSSDARVEAFFQLIDRELAAAEEVLTRRAPVASSERPLCHAGEAAERALLEARVPEHVKVERDFRARGSVPLDVEDLALLMRCLVDNAVESMPRGGLLTVRTWDVEEGEGGVSLRVEDVGEGLAPEAYSRAFEPFYSTRPGHAGLGLNIVQRLVLRNGGKVALDGGPSGGTHVEIHFPNRPEAGGRKRTAVQEEIWGSK, from the coding sequence ATGGGCGTGCGTGCAGACCTCCAGGCGCGGGAACGGGCCGCGGTGGCGGATGTCGTGGCCTCCACGCTGCGGCATGACCTCCGCAACAAGCTGGCCAGTGTCCGCAATGCGTCGTTCTACCTGATGCGGAAGATGCAGAAGACCGACGCCTGGAGTTCCGATGCCCGGGTGGAGGCCTTCTTCCAGTTGATTGACCGGGAGCTGGCGGCGGCGGAGGAAGTGCTGACGCGCAGGGCGCCGGTGGCCAGCAGTGAGCGGCCGCTGTGCCATGCGGGCGAGGCGGCGGAGCGCGCGCTGTTGGAGGCGCGGGTGCCGGAGCACGTGAAGGTGGAGCGCGACTTCCGGGCGCGCGGGTCGGTGCCGTTGGACGTGGAGGACCTGGCGCTCTTGATGCGCTGTCTGGTGGACAACGCGGTGGAGTCGATGCCGCGCGGGGGTCTGCTCACGGTGCGGACCTGGGACGTTGAAGAAGGGGAGGGAGGAGTCTCCCTCCGAGTCGAGGATGTGGGAGAGGGGCTGGCGCCAGAGGCCTATTCGCGCGCCTTCGAGCCCTTCTATTCAACACGACCCGGCCATGCGGGGCTGGGATTGAACATCGTGCAGCGGTTGGTGCTGCGCAATGGGGGGAAGGTGGCATTGGACGGAGGCCCTTCCGGGGGCACTCACGTCGAGATCCACTTCCCCAACCGCCCGGAGGCGGGGGGGCGGAAGCGGACCGCGGTGCAGGAAGAGATATGGGGGAGCAAGTGA
- the pdxA gene encoding 4-hydroxythreonine-4-phosphate dehydrogenase PdxA: MSLPLVGISLGDVSGIGPEVTAAALARPTVRRALIPVIFGDGPTLERFPLFRRYARVESSALGRVESPTVVEVTRLSARERVPGRPSLAGGRAQYAYVTRAIDAMRAGHVDALCTAPVSKEQISRAGIPFMGHTEVLAEAFGVEVMMMMDGPRMRIALATNHVPLSALSSLLTVDGLTAQLKLLSRALVPVVGRKPRIAVLGLNPHAGEGGLLGREEVEVIGPAIRKARAAKVDAHGPLPSDGLFARPDEVGAKYDAVLAMYHDQGLIPAKALDFERTVNVTLGLPVPRTSPDHGTAYAIAGKGQANCVPMVEALLKAAQLARPAARGARRGPRRPSPGR; the protein is encoded by the coding sequence ATGAGCCTCCCCCTTGTCGGTATCTCCCTGGGTGACGTGTCGGGCATCGGGCCGGAGGTGACGGCCGCGGCCCTGGCGCGACCCACCGTGCGCCGCGCGCTCATCCCCGTCATCTTCGGGGATGGGCCCACGCTGGAGCGCTTCCCCCTCTTCCGCCGCTACGCCCGCGTGGAGTCCAGCGCCCTGGGCCGCGTGGAGTCCCCCACCGTGGTGGAGGTGACGCGGCTCTCCGCCAGGGAGCGCGTCCCGGGCCGCCCGTCGCTCGCGGGAGGCCGCGCGCAGTACGCCTACGTCACGCGCGCCATCGACGCCATGCGCGCCGGGCACGTGGACGCGCTGTGCACCGCGCCCGTGTCCAAGGAGCAGATTTCGCGCGCGGGCATTCCCTTCATGGGCCACACGGAGGTGCTGGCGGAGGCCTTCGGCGTGGAGGTGATGATGATGATGGACGGGCCGCGCATGCGCATCGCCCTGGCCACCAACCACGTCCCGCTCTCCGCGCTGTCCTCGCTGCTCACCGTGGACGGGCTCACCGCGCAGCTCAAGCTGCTCTCACGCGCGCTTGTGCCCGTCGTCGGACGCAAGCCTCGCATCGCCGTGCTGGGGCTCAACCCTCACGCGGGCGAAGGGGGCCTGTTGGGCCGCGAGGAGGTGGAGGTCATCGGCCCCGCCATCCGCAAGGCGCGCGCGGCGAAGGTGGATGCCCACGGGCCGCTCCCCTCGGACGGCCTCTTCGCGAGGCCCGACGAGGTGGGCGCGAAGTACGACGCGGTGCTGGCCATGTATCACGACCAGGGGCTCATCCCCGCCAAGGCGCTGGACTTCGAGCGCACCGTCAACGTGACGCTGGGGCTGCCGGTGCCGCGCACATCGCCCGACCACGGCACCGCCTACGCCATCGCCGGGAAGGGCCAGGCCAACTGCGTGCCCATGGTGGAGGCGCTGCTCAAGGCCGCGCAGCTCGCGCGACCCGCTGCACGAGGTGCTCGGCGAGGTCCTCGCCGTCCTTCTCCGGGTCGATGA
- a CDS encoding GIY-YIG nuclease family protein, with product MLRCRDGSLYTGATNNLERRVATHGRGRGAAYTRARLPVTLVWSEAVEDRSAALRREAAIKRLTRNDKLLLVSANPKRVRGGR from the coding sequence ATGCTGCGCTGCCGGGACGGTTCGCTCTACACCGGCGCCACGAACAACCTGGAGCGCCGGGTGGCCACCCACGGACGTGGGCGTGGCGCGGCGTACACGCGGGCGCGGCTGCCCGTCACCCTCGTCTGGAGCGAAGCCGTCGAGGACCGGAGCGCGGCCCTGCGGCGGGAAGCCGCCATCAAGCGGCTGACCCGAAACGACAAGCTGCTGCTGGTCTCCGCCAACCCGAAGCGAGTGCGCGGTGGGCGCTGA
- a CDS encoding AgmX/PglI C-terminal domain-containing protein, which translates to MGEFLSGGEEQLRARGEDTSAPEAGDATCLSVLEALDEDLDAYLDRELADAPDADDAPEEDSDEEDADELRALLTLAEEEIRWLAQSPETAFSDAERAGAPVLIPAWMRENPSVAVAEPVRPAWAHAQVPSPPAPSRSLPWSQRASATPTRPNLQERPWGVPMWEGPPRTPHRGLDIVSGVLLGVAVVGALAAGMLVVASVRLWEVGTFRQVEVAELRAGAQRPSLADTRVPVESADLGTPVVRPEMRAPPPPVVGAIPSVTSSTSVGDIASTLQAPPAAPTLAAPASRATLDDTDALARRDTLAVTSRVRRAEEEAVEQEASKPAPEEAQASVQELTFEEDAAPEDSTPPPQEEAAVEEEAAESELDEEFARELGFADEAASEEPEPTAARTVYVPPELGEKEHLTADDVQQVVVAHQPDVTECLHKHAADSLLEKGGHFVVSWSVQPSGETTDVAMDTPALRSTPVASCIEGVVRGWKFPMHAVRMPAPIHFPFVF; encoded by the coding sequence ATGGGCGAGTTTCTGTCGGGAGGCGAAGAGCAGCTTCGCGCGCGAGGGGAGGACACTTCCGCTCCGGAGGCAGGTGACGCGACCTGCCTGAGTGTCCTGGAGGCGTTGGATGAGGACCTCGACGCGTATCTGGACCGGGAGCTCGCGGATGCACCGGACGCGGACGACGCGCCCGAGGAGGACTCCGACGAGGAGGACGCGGACGAGCTGCGTGCGCTGCTGACCTTGGCGGAGGAGGAGATACGGTGGCTCGCGCAGTCGCCGGAGACGGCGTTCTCGGATGCGGAGCGGGCGGGGGCGCCGGTGCTGATTCCCGCGTGGATGCGGGAGAATCCCTCGGTCGCGGTGGCGGAGCCCGTGCGCCCGGCCTGGGCTCACGCGCAGGTGCCGAGTCCTCCCGCCCCGTCGCGGAGCCTTCCGTGGAGCCAGCGTGCATCCGCGACACCCACTCGGCCCAATTTGCAGGAGCGACCTTGGGGCGTGCCGATGTGGGAGGGTCCCCCTCGGACGCCGCACCGGGGCCTCGACATCGTGTCGGGAGTCTTGCTCGGCGTCGCGGTGGTGGGGGCGCTCGCGGCGGGGATGCTCGTGGTCGCGAGCGTGCGTCTCTGGGAGGTCGGCACCTTCAGGCAGGTGGAGGTCGCGGAGCTGCGTGCGGGGGCACAGCGGCCATCGCTCGCCGACACGCGTGTGCCCGTGGAGTCAGCGGACCTGGGGACTCCCGTGGTGCGGCCAGAGATGCGAGCCCCTCCTCCGCCTGTCGTGGGAGCGATTCCCTCCGTGACGTCGTCAACGAGTGTGGGTGACATCGCCAGCACGCTCCAGGCTCCGCCAGCGGCCCCCACGCTGGCGGCTCCTGCGTCACGCGCCACGTTGGATGACACCGACGCGCTCGCCCGGCGGGACACCCTTGCCGTCACGTCCCGCGTGAGGCGCGCCGAGGAAGAGGCCGTCGAGCAGGAGGCTTCGAAGCCAGCACCGGAGGAAGCCCAGGCTTCGGTCCAGGAGCTGACCTTCGAGGAGGATGCCGCCCCCGAAGACTCGACCCCGCCTCCGCAGGAGGAGGCCGCCGTGGAAGAAGAGGCCGCCGAGTCGGAGCTCGACGAGGAGTTCGCTCGAGAGCTGGGCTTCGCGGACGAGGCCGCATCCGAGGAGCCCGAGCCCACCGCCGCCCGGACCGTGTACGTCCCTCCCGAGCTGGGGGAGAAGGAGCACCTCACCGCGGACGACGTCCAGCAGGTGGTGGTGGCCCACCAGCCCGATGTCACCGAGTGCCTGCACAAGCACGCCGCGGACTCCCTGTTGGAGAAGGGAGGCCACTTCGTGGTGTCCTGGTCCGTGCAACCCAGTGGCGAGACGACGGACGTGGCAATGGACACACCGGCGCTGCGCTCCACGCCCGTCGCGAGCTGCATCGAGGGCGTGGTGCGCGGCTGGAAGTTCCCGATGCACGCGGTCCGCATGCCCGCGCCCATCCACTTCCCGTTCGTCTTCTAA
- a CDS encoding peptidylprolyl isomerase: MMKRVAFVAVAALLGGATSARAEMVDKVAAVVNRDIITLSEVQQRAAPEMSRINAADPGKRAEMRAQLMKTALDTLIGEKLMEAQIAELGISATEGQVDELVNDVRRQNGNMDQAQFEQALAAEGLTLPKYREILRKRILRDQLLRAKVGPKVKVTEEDLKAAYNQYARAEGEDSEVHARHILVSVDPKATEEQVAAARKKAEGIAQEARREGMDFSALARARSEGPSAADGGDLGWFKRGVMVAAFEKVAFNLKEGEVSQPVRTNFGWHVLKVEERRSVAAAPYEEMRPKLEGKLIEQKTEKFLDQYVQELRQKASVDVKM, encoded by the coding sequence ATGATGAAGCGGGTGGCATTCGTCGCGGTGGCGGCGCTCCTCGGGGGCGCCACGTCGGCGCGCGCGGAGATGGTGGACAAGGTGGCCGCGGTGGTGAACCGCGACATCATCACGCTGTCGGAGGTCCAGCAGCGGGCGGCGCCGGAGATGTCCCGCATCAACGCCGCGGACCCGGGCAAGCGCGCGGAGATGCGCGCCCAGCTCATGAAGACCGCGCTGGACACCCTCATTGGCGAGAAGCTGATGGAGGCCCAAATCGCGGAGCTGGGCATCAGCGCGACCGAGGGCCAGGTGGACGAGTTGGTCAACGACGTGCGCCGGCAGAACGGCAACATGGACCAGGCGCAGTTCGAGCAAGCGCTCGCCGCCGAGGGCCTCACGCTGCCCAAGTACCGGGAGATTCTGCGCAAGCGCATCCTCCGGGACCAGCTGCTGCGCGCCAAGGTGGGCCCCAAGGTGAAGGTCACCGAGGAGGACCTGAAGGCCGCCTACAACCAGTACGCCCGCGCGGAGGGCGAGGACTCGGAAGTCCACGCGCGCCACATCCTGGTGTCGGTGGACCCGAAGGCCACCGAGGAGCAGGTGGCCGCGGCCCGCAAGAAGGCGGAGGGCATCGCGCAGGAAGCGCGCCGTGAGGGCATGGACTTCTCCGCCCTGGCGCGCGCCCGCAGCGAGGGCCCCAGCGCCGCGGACGGCGGAGACCTGGGCTGGTTCAAGCGCGGCGTCATGGTGGCCGCGTTCGAGAAGGTGGCCTTCAACCTCAAGGAGGGCGAGGTCAGCCAGCCGGTGCGCACCAACTTCGGCTGGCACGTGCTGAAGGTGGAGGAGCGCCGCTCCGTGGCCGCCGCGCCCTACGAGGAGATGCGCCCCAAGCTGGAGGGCAAGCTCATCGAGCAGAAGACGGAGAAGTTCCTCGACCAGTACGTGCAGGAGCTGCGGCAGAAGGCCAGCGTCGACGTGAAGATGTAG
- a CDS encoding alpha/beta fold hydrolase, translating to MADLFSRTMNRGTEGLLTLTFRPDELYRVPTDDGAAIALGRYHARGERRHAEPVILCHGLGANRFHLDFDEHYSMARYLARAGFETWVLELRGRGLAGDASDFTFDDQAEHDVRTALRTVVSTGAKEVLWVGHSKGGLTLYAHLAKNPQAPVRAAAILGSPFTFAVQPGLRTFIQRVEPLLRLKVIPTGRVTSIALLGAPPGPLSRYMMLADNMEPDVVRRALANVPANISGGVARQFARWITTNRFTSYDGGVDYREALAEVRIPFLLLAGSKDLLAPPMSVARAKEALGGPVKFLVAGRGHGFGEDYGHADLVLGRRAPDEIFPLVEAFLSAHATRP from the coding sequence ATGGCGGACCTCTTCTCGCGGACGATGAATCGCGGAACCGAGGGCTTGCTGACGCTGACGTTCCGTCCGGATGAACTTTATCGAGTGCCCACGGACGACGGCGCGGCCATCGCACTGGGGCGTTACCACGCGCGAGGCGAGCGTCGGCACGCCGAGCCCGTCATCCTCTGCCATGGACTGGGGGCCAACCGCTTCCACCTGGACTTCGACGAGCACTACAGCATGGCGCGCTACCTGGCGCGCGCGGGCTTCGAGACGTGGGTGCTGGAGCTGCGCGGCCGGGGGTTGGCCGGTGACGCGTCCGACTTCACGTTTGACGACCAGGCGGAGCACGACGTGCGCACCGCGCTGCGCACCGTGGTGTCCACCGGCGCCAAGGAAGTGCTCTGGGTGGGGCATTCCAAGGGCGGGCTGACGCTGTACGCCCACCTGGCGAAGAACCCCCAGGCGCCGGTGCGGGCCGCGGCCATCCTGGGCAGCCCCTTCACCTTCGCGGTGCAGCCGGGGCTTCGCACCTTCATCCAGCGCGTGGAGCCGCTCCTGCGGCTCAAGGTCATCCCCACCGGCCGCGTCACCAGCATCGCCCTGCTGGGCGCGCCGCCGGGCCCGCTGAGCCGGTACATGATGCTGGCGGACAACATGGAGCCGGACGTCGTGCGGCGCGCGCTGGCCAACGTGCCCGCCAACATCTCCGGCGGCGTGGCGCGCCAGTTCGCGCGGTGGATCACCACCAACCGCTTCACCTCGTACGACGGCGGCGTCGACTACCGCGAGGCCCTGGCGGAGGTGCGCATCCCCTTCCTCCTGCTCGCGGGGAGCAAGGACCTCCTGGCCCCTCCCATGTCGGTGGCCCGGGCGAAGGAGGCCCTGGGGGGCCCGGTGAAGTTCCTCGTGGCCGGGCGAGGGCACGGCTTCGGCGAGGACTATGGGCACGCGGACCTGGTGCTGGGCCGCCGCGCGCCGGACGAAATCTTCCCCCTGGTGGAGGCGTTCCTCTCCGCGCATGCCACCCGGCCGTGA
- a CDS encoding peptidylprolyl isomerase, whose translation MRLSPTRAPLLSLVLTLAVGSGCNTPPKSTPDPTVVATVNGEALSRTDFEQELGRELASTEAAQRTPEEIEPFKRTLLDTYIQRMLLLQAARKNNITVTPEEVDRGVLRLSGDYPAGNFNEVLAQGQLSLAELRAREASRLTIEKLFSNHVYSRVAVTEEELRAYYAVHETELHEAEQVHAAQIVVKGLDEARRVQAQLKAGKKFADLARRYSLSADAKVGGDLGFFPRGQMPPAFDEVVFKLGVGQVSDVVSTEYGYHLFKVLERKPARKRDFAEARQWVESKLLEEKRAQAQDAFVKELRDKAQVQVNEATLQAIRGQPAVLPQAAK comes from the coding sequence ATGCGCCTTTCTCCTACCCGCGCTCCCCTGCTGTCCCTGGTGCTCACCCTCGCGGTGGGCTCGGGTTGCAACACGCCGCCCAAGTCGACGCCGGACCCCACGGTGGTCGCCACCGTGAATGGGGAGGCGCTCTCGCGCACCGACTTCGAGCAGGAGCTGGGCCGGGAGCTCGCCTCCACGGAGGCCGCGCAGCGCACGCCCGAGGAAATCGAGCCCTTCAAGCGCACGCTCCTGGACACGTACATCCAGCGGATGCTGCTGCTCCAGGCGGCGCGGAAGAACAACATCACCGTCACCCCGGAGGAGGTGGACCGGGGCGTCCTGCGACTGTCGGGCGACTACCCGGCGGGCAACTTCAACGAGGTGCTGGCCCAGGGGCAGCTCTCCCTCGCGGAGCTGCGGGCGCGCGAGGCCAGCCGGCTGACCATCGAGAAGCTCTTCTCCAACCACGTCTACTCGCGAGTCGCAGTGACGGAGGAGGAGCTGCGGGCCTACTACGCGGTGCACGAGACGGAGCTGCACGAGGCGGAGCAGGTCCACGCCGCCCAAATCGTGGTGAAGGGGTTGGACGAGGCGCGGCGCGTCCAGGCGCAGCTCAAGGCGGGCAAGAAGTTCGCGGACCTGGCGCGCAGGTACTCGCTGAGCGCGGACGCCAAGGTGGGGGGCGACCTGGGGTTCTTCCCCCGAGGACAGATGCCGCCCGCCTTCGACGAGGTGGTATTCAAGCTCGGGGTCGGGCAGGTTTCGGACGTGGTGTCCACCGAGTACGGCTACCACCTGTTCAAGGTGCTGGAGCGCAAGCCCGCGCGCAAACGCGACTTCGCCGAGGCGCGGCAATGGGTGGAATCCAAGCTCCTGGAGGAGAAGCGGGCGCAGGCGCAGGACGCGTTCGTGAAGGAGCTGAGGGACAAGGCGCAGGTTCAGGTGAATGAGGCCACGCTGCAGGCCATCCGCGGACAACCCGCGGTGCTCCCGCAGGCGGCGAAGTAA
- a CDS encoding nuclear transport factor 2 family protein, which translates to MRNPRSVEDVQALLSLEQAIVRAIHGRDTESLKNFMAEDFVFRGAGAVESDRAAFLTAISTLEADILSLETQNVRAHVFGETGILTGTQLAQVRLSDGTVVTDTSEFADVCQHRDGRWWVVLAHSITIPEPAPSPPA; encoded by the coding sequence ATGCGCAATCCCAGGAGCGTCGAGGACGTCCAGGCCCTGCTGTCCTTGGAGCAAGCCATTGTCCGCGCCATTCACGGGCGCGACACGGAGTCGCTGAAGAACTTCATGGCGGAAGACTTTGTCTTTCGCGGCGCGGGCGCCGTGGAATCAGACAGGGCCGCGTTCCTCACCGCCATCTCCACGCTCGAGGCCGACATCCTCTCGCTGGAGACCCAGAACGTGCGAGCGCACGTTTTTGGTGAGACGGGAATCCTGACAGGCACTCAGCTCGCGCAGGTCCGCCTGTCGGACGGCACCGTGGTCACCGACACCAGCGAGTTCGCCGATGTCTGCCAGCATCGCGATGGCCGCTGGTGGGTCGTCCTGGCCCACAGCATCACCATCCCCGAGCCGGCCCCCTCCCCTCCGGCTTGA
- a CDS encoding response regulator, translating into METSWTFGRCLLLVEDDPSNRMTLAALLEEAGFAVVTAGSYSEAEKWLNHPRPIDAVLLDQSLGDGFGTGLIPLVRHHMPGAKVVFVTGADSAIDMPVDAVFRKGDHFEALLAFLFKLLPQRPLGMSSSAQGPRRP; encoded by the coding sequence ATGGAGACGAGCTGGACCTTCGGGCGATGCCTGCTGCTGGTGGAAGATGACCCGTCCAACCGGATGACGCTCGCGGCGCTGCTGGAGGAAGCGGGCTTCGCGGTCGTCACAGCGGGTTCGTATTCAGAAGCGGAGAAGTGGCTCAACCACCCCAGACCCATCGACGCGGTGCTGCTGGATCAGAGCCTGGGTGATGGCTTTGGCACGGGGTTGATTCCGTTGGTGCGTCACCACATGCCGGGGGCGAAGGTCGTGTTCGTCACCGGCGCGGACAGCGCCATCGACATGCCGGTGGATGCGGTCTTCAGGAAGGGAGACCACTTCGAAGCGTTGTTGGCCTTCCTCTTCAAGCTGTTGCCCCAGCGGCCGCTGGGGATGTCGTCGTCGGCGCAGGGCCCTCGCAGGCCCTGA
- a CDS encoding CBS domain-containing protein, producing MERNRAIKEAWSSFIATVFPTDTLLRALREMERHQVRLLGVVEESGGLLGLVSEAHILEAWRGDPLAPVSDVMAWVGSTGGGRRRTARAPGSAAKGRARRGHPST from the coding sequence ATGGAGCGAAACAGGGCAATCAAGGAAGCATGGTCGTCCTTCATCGCCACCGTTTTTCCTACAGACACCCTCCTGCGGGCGCTCCGGGAGATGGAGCGGCACCAGGTGCGGCTGTTGGGCGTGGTCGAGGAGAGTGGCGGGCTGCTGGGGTTGGTGAGCGAGGCGCACATCCTGGAGGCCTGGCGGGGAGACCCGCTCGCTCCGGTGTCGGACGTCATGGCGTGGGTGGGCTCGACGGGAGGGGGCCGCAGGCGCACCGCCCGTGCACCTGGTTCCGCTGCGAAGGGGCGAGCGCGGCGTGGACATCCGTCCACCTGA
- a CDS encoding MATE family efflux transporter: MKAPLGRDLTTGSIPRHMVAFSIPMLVGSFLQTAYSFINAIWVGKFLGTEALAAVTVSFPVIFVLFSIGMGLTMATSILVSQNYGAKRMDELRKVVDSSTVLIYSLGLVLTALGEWLAPSILRLMDTPPEIFAESVSYLRVFLLSMPLGFGLFLTRSLLQGVGDSKTPLYFQAGSVLFTIVLDPVLMFGWLGLPKLGLNGTAWATVVAQLLALITLLTYLRMKQAPVAPRLPRLDHLGPTTWKTLRIGLPAAVQQSLVSIGMVFVTGIVNGFGEVATAAFGAASRIDQIAFMPAMTFGMAVSTLAGQNLGAGRYDRVQEVFKWGCIFSGGITLLISAMAVTFPEALLSMFVSDPAVLAPGVEYLHIVGATYVLFALIFVSNGIINGAGRTMMTTVFSLVSLWVVRVPVAYWLSRRMGSVKGVWIAMALSFAVSLAVSMVYYFSGRWQKPLLKTAPNGPAAPNPGEMFGHETGEA, from the coding sequence ATGAAAGCACCGCTCGGCCGAGACCTGACCACTGGCAGCATTCCGCGCCACATGGTCGCCTTCTCCATCCCCATGCTGGTGGGGAGCTTCCTGCAGACGGCGTACAGCTTCATCAACGCCATCTGGGTGGGGAAGTTCCTGGGCACCGAGGCGCTGGCGGCGGTGACGGTGAGCTTCCCCGTCATCTTCGTCCTGTTCTCCATCGGCATGGGCCTCACGATGGCGACCAGCATCCTGGTGTCGCAGAACTACGGCGCCAAGCGCATGGATGAGCTGCGCAAGGTCGTCGACAGCTCGACGGTGCTCATCTATTCGCTGGGCCTGGTGCTCACCGCGCTGGGTGAGTGGCTGGCGCCGTCCATCCTCCGGTTGATGGACACGCCGCCGGAGATTTTCGCGGAGTCCGTCAGCTACCTGCGCGTCTTCCTGCTGTCGATGCCCCTGGGCTTCGGGCTCTTCCTCACGCGCAGCCTGCTGCAGGGCGTGGGTGACTCGAAGACGCCGCTGTATTTCCAGGCGGGCTCGGTCCTGTTCACCATCGTGCTGGACCCCGTGTTGATGTTCGGCTGGCTGGGGCTGCCCAAGCTGGGGCTGAACGGAACGGCGTGGGCCACGGTCGTCGCGCAGTTGTTGGCGCTCATCACGCTGCTGACGTACCTGCGCATGAAGCAGGCGCCCGTCGCGCCTCGGCTGCCCCGGCTGGACCACCTGGGGCCCACCACGTGGAAGACGCTGCGCATCGGCTTGCCGGCCGCGGTGCAGCAGTCGCTCGTGTCCATCGGCATGGTGTTCGTGACGGGCATCGTGAATGGCTTCGGCGAGGTGGCCACGGCGGCCTTCGGCGCGGCCTCGCGCATCGACCAGATTGCGTTCATGCCAGCGATGACGTTCGGCATGGCTGTCTCCACCCTGGCGGGACAGAACCTGGGCGCGGGCCGGTATGACCGCGTGCAGGAGGTCTTCAAGTGGGGGTGCATCTTCAGCGGAGGCATCACCCTGCTCATCTCCGCGATGGCGGTGACCTTCCCCGAGGCGCTGTTGAGCATGTTCGTCTCGGACCCGGCCGTCCTCGCGCCGGGCGTCGAGTACCTGCACATCGTGGGCGCCACCTACGTCCTCTTCGCGCTCATCTTCGTCAGCAACGGCATCATCAACGGCGCGGGCCGCACGATGATGACGACGGTGTTCTCGCTGGTGAGCCTCTGGGTGGTGCGTGTCCCGGTGGCGTACTGGCTGTCACGCCGCATGGGCAGCGTGAAGGGCGTGTGGATTGCCATGGCCCTGAGCTTCGCCGTCTCTCTCGCGGTGAGCATGGTCTATTACTTCTCGGGCCGGTGGCAGAAGCCCCTGCTCAAGACCGCCCCCAACGGCCCCGCCGCGCCCAACCCTGGCGAGATGTTCGGCCACGAGACGGGCGAGGCCTGA